A genomic segment from Sparus aurata chromosome 20, fSpaAur1.1, whole genome shotgun sequence encodes:
- the phf5a gene encoding PHD finger-like domain-containing protein 5A has product MAKHHPDLIFCRKQAGVAIGRLCEKCDGKCVICDSYVRPCTLVRICDECNYGSYQGRCVICGGPGVSDAYYCKECTIQEKDRDGCPKIVNLGSSKTDLFYERKKYGFKKR; this is encoded by the exons ATGGCCAAACATCATCCAGATTTAATCTTTTGCAGAAAACAGGCCGGTGTCG CTATCGGGAGACTTTGCGAGAAGT GTGATGGAAAATGTGTCATCTGTGACTCCTATGTGAGGCCGTGCACACTGGTGCGCATCTGCGATGAGTGTAACTACGGCTCCTACCAGGGGCGCTGCGTCATCTGCGGAGGACCCGGCGTGTCTGATGCCTACTACTGTAAAGAGTGCACCATTCAGGAGAAAGAT cggGATGGCTGTCCTAAGATTGTGAATCTTGGCAGCTCCAAAACAGATCTGTTCTATGAAAGGAAGAAGTATGGCTTCAAGAAGAGGTGA